Below is a window of Podarcis muralis chromosome 5, rPodMur119.hap1.1, whole genome shotgun sequence DNA.
ggcgggtgggtgggtgggtgggggtaagTTATGTAGATGTTATGGTGGAGAAGAGGAGGACCACACCATGGGACAGCATCAGCTTCATGTTCTTCGTCACATTTGTTTCTGCTCTGAAACCTGACCAGTAATGTTGTTTGTTCCCTTTAACTCCTTGTAATCTGGATATTAGGTGGTGGTTGCCTCTTTGGCTGCAGAGTAAAATGACCTGCTTTGTTTTCTTATCTTCCCCAGAGGCTTCTGAAATAATGAAGAGCATCGGAGAAGCCATTCAGTATTTACACTCGATCAACATTGCACACCGGGATGTTAAGGTACTCTTcctctttttaatatattttttattggtttttacacatgTTTCCCAAACATAACATCCCATTTTAAACAACATAACAAacctttggctatcacagcctaggACTTCCATCAACCTCAACTGATGGTTTTCTAACTTCCTGGATGTGGTCCACACAAGACTACTATTTCCAAAGACTCTGACCAAATGAAGGTGTCCCTCAGGTCCAGACACAGTGCTGTTCATATTACTTGGCCTTGTGTGGTGGTGGTTTTCAGTGCATAACCAGCATGGCAAAAGGCGTCCTGATTAGGACCATGGTAAGGAGGAGGATTTAACTATTTGCCCCTGCCATGGTTCTTATTCAAATTGCTCTAGCCTCCCAGCTCCTGAAATTCATTGTTATGCCAGTGTGAGCTTTCTTCTGGTTGCAAATTGAAGGCACTGGGACTAGTGCCATGGCAGGAGCAAAGAGTTACTTCCCCCTTTCCTCACATGCCTTGAGCCCAGTCTGGCTCCCCCTAATACAATGGCTATTTATTAGGGGGGAACTCTGGAAAGCCAAATGTCATGTCTAATTTGTTATGTCAAATAATTTCATGTCCAGTTTGACCCTAAAAATCTGGGGTCATGAATGTGTAGTGGTTTGTTGGGAGTAAGATTGAATTATTTCATTGCAACCAATGTGTAATTCATGTGGTACCAACACTAAAATGCCAGCAGCAGATGGCTTCTGGAATAGTACTAAATTTGATTTAGGAGGTCTAAAACTGATATCAGCAGTGTCTGCCAGCAAAGGTGGAAATATTCCTTTATTTTTATGATTTGAAAGCATCCTGAGAAGATGTAGATtcaaacccacccacccttccaCCTGTGTTGGTCTCTGAAAGAGGAACCCCTTCATCCTCTCACTGACCagcactggcagccattggtagAGAGTGCTGTAGAACTCTCTTATCCCCTTGCCCTACTCAACTGTTCTGGTCAAGAGAGACCTGCCCTGCTGCATCTCAACCCAGCATGAACTGTGAAAGTTAATGGAACCTATTTGAATGCCTACATAATCCCCTTTCATGCTAACTCATGGAGGGCAGAATGGGATGCCTCCTGGCCCCGCCTCCAGTGTCTGTACGTTGAGTGAACAGGTGCCCTGTGCAGTTGTTCACATATACAGAAATTAAtgcttaaggtaaaggacccctggacggttacgtccagtcaaaggtgactatggggttgcggcgctaatctcgctttcagaccgagggagccggtgtttgtttgcagacagctttccgggtcatgtggccagcatgactaaatcgcttctggtgcaacgggacactgtgacagaaaccagattgcacagaaacaccgtttacctttccaccgcagtggtacctatttatctacttgcactggtgtgctttcgaactgctaggttggcaggagctgggacagagcaatgggagctcaccccgtcatggggatttgaactgacgaccttccgatcggcaagcccaagaggctcagtggtttagaccacagcgccacccttgctTTATGAGTGGATGGTGAGGGCACATGTTTGTCTGTGCTAGTTTAAATAGGCAGCCCTTGCTCACTTGTCATGTTAACAGAGAGGGCAAAGCATATTTAAATCAGAGCAACCCCAGTTTAATTCCTGAACAGATTGTGGGTAAAATTAATAGCTCCAGCGTAATTGCACTAGGTTCATGTAGGCAGGTGCTCTGGAAGAATCTTCTCTGGATGTGGTTTTCAGCTAAGCAGGGACATGTGAACAAAGTCTAGAATGCAACCACACTGAGGAATAGCAATTGTGCAGCTCAGCATGGTAAGGAAAAGCTAATGAATTCCTGGAAGAATGCTAATTTGGTTAGGTGGTTCCTTTTGtctagaacccccccccccccccccaggatattTGGACTAAGAATCCTTGTTAACAGAAGGGGCTCCCaagcatgcttttttaaaataaaaggtagATTCTTTGTTAGATTTAGGACGAGGCTGGAAAAATCCAATTGCTGTAATTATAATCCACTGCCCCTGAGGCAATAGGATGGGCTTGAAAATGTTTCCCTTTCCCTGCCTGTTACATAATTCTACATCACCTGCCAGCACATTCTTTCTCTCCTAAGTGACGAAATTTCAAGTCCTCAAAGGCTATGGAACCGTATTTTTAGTCTTGTTCTTTTTGGCTCTTCTCTTTTATGGAGATACAGGAACAGACGCATGTTATTTAGATAAAGAATATCAAGAAGGGGGTATTCATGTGGACAACTCGAGCCTTGGTTTCACTGCACCACTGCTGAAACATctaaaaaatcacacacacacacacacacacacaccccggctgaACAGGGATCTGGTTGTTAGGCGTCATAATCTGCAGCTGTGAATAGTGAAAACAGAGCTCTAGATACATATTGGCTCTCTCCAATGCACACACATGCCTGCTGTGGTTCTTGATCTATATTATTAACATTCAAGGTGCAAAGTATATGTTGATCATTTtatgctttctgaaacaaaataTATACTTGCATACACTGATAGAAGTTGAGATGTGGGCGGGTATACACTCTCAAGTCTGAAGGGTAGTTTTAGGTTCCCTCCCCCATATATCTTCTCAATCTAAGCCGTTCACATTCTGGTTTACtcttgctgctactactactactactactactactactactactactacacacacacacagagagagagagagagagatttgcaataCTCAaattcaaatacacacacacactccattaaCATGCCACTTGCATAGACCCAAAGATTTTTACATACCGACCATGTTCCCACCTAAGgcaaaaccatagtttagcagtCTGTGGCTGAGCCTGAATGAGCCACAGGGAAGCAGCTGGAGGACTTCAACAGGTATGTGTAGCGGTTTTTCAATGAGGCTCATCCATTTAACACGAAAACATGGTTAGATGTCAAAATCAAAAACTCTCTGTAATGCTACCTACTCCCTTCGTGGCTGAACTCCTGCCCACCAAAAGTTCACAACCTCAAGCTTTGTGCTAATAAACATTACATAACATTTCATTCGCTGAACAAATGGGCTAGGGAACGTTGCATTTCAATAAACTGGTCAAGAGCCTTGCGGCCAACACTTATAAAGAGTTCAGAGACTATGTTTACTTcaggtatttatttaattttggaGGGTAAATTGGCTATACCACCATTTCCCCTGTAAATATGTGTTTAATCCTCTGTTCCTCTATAAATTCCTCTAATGTCCTAGTGTCTGCTGTAAAAGACTCTCTGAAGCTTTGACCTTGCAAATATAAAACGCATCATGTCTTGAGGACTGCAAATAAACTCAGTAGCATAAGCATCATAGGGAATTGTCAATATAATCTGGATCATATACCTAATGTACACAGATGTGTACTGGCATCTGCATAATTGCAGCTattgagagggccttttcagttgggGAGGCTTATCTGTCACTATCATGCCTTTCTAGCCCCAGGCAAAGATGGCTTTCATTCCCCCAggtcttaaaaaaataatcatttagaTTGTTTTCACTTGCCCCTGTTAATGCTGTTGTGTTTTAGTCTGTTCCTGGTTTTTATTCATTGTTTATTCATAGGTGTGCTTCACTTTTCTATTAAATGTCTTTGAAATGACTGTCAGGCTTCCTTGGGAGTAATTTTTACTGCAGATGCATGAAGAAATGGTATAAATCAATGAGCAAAGGTTAATGGACTCCTGATCATTAGTTCTTACCATGTGCCCAGCCTAGGGTCTGCAAGGTGGTGCAAAATAtagttttgagagccagtgtggtgtagtggttaagagcggtagtctcgtaatctggtgaaccgggtttgcgtctccgctcctccacatgcagctgctgggtgaccttgggccagtcacacttctttgaagtctctcagccccactcacctcgcagaatgtttgttgtgggggaggaagggaaaggagaatgttagccgctttgagactccttaaaagggagtgaaaggcgggatatcaaatccaaactcttcttcttcttcttcttctttctcttaagCTGGTTTTGCTTATTATGTCTTGCAGCCAGAAAACCTCCTATACACCTCAAAAAGGCCCAACGCTGTATTAAAACTCACCGACTTTGGATTTGCTAAAGAaaccaccacacataactccctAGCTACACCATGCTACACACCATACTATGTGGGTAAGTAAACCATTGGAGAGCATCACCCGCTTCCGAGACATAAGAATTGCAACCTCCAACACCTCTCTTTTTCATAGAAATAGTGATGGTGAGCTTCAGGGCACATGTACGCTGCTGTTGCGTTTTGTAATAAGAGCAGGGATGGGTTTTCAAGAGTTTTAAGCAAGCAGCCtgatcattttatttcatttgctaCATCATTTAAACTAAATGGCATATCTCTCAAGTTTAAAACCTCAGCACTGGTCTGCAGCTGATTGGGCAAACAGGTGAGCATGCTTCAAAAGCTGGTCTCTGCGCTTCCAATAGATTGCTTGTGCTGCCTACTTAGTATTCTGGAAAGAAAAAGGATTGGCACAGGTGAAACCTTTAACAAAAGCAGCCAACACAGGTGTCACTATCATGTGGCGACCAGACTGAGGTTGTGCAGGTGATCCGCTTCATCCTATAACAGTTTCTGGCTTGGGGAAAAattgggaaattattattattattattattattattattattattattactactgggATTTAGTTCTGGTCCATTTTTAAATGGAAGAGAGAAAACAATGCATCATTCAGTTTCAAAGGCTAAGACCTCTGTTCACTTTTAAacaccgtattggcctgaatataagtctcactttccccccaaattccaaccttgaaaagttaaagtgtggcttatattcgcgaccttacagtatgcagccaggagtgtgGGGCAAACAGCAACAGGAGCATGGCAAAGCGGTGCCCACCCCACATGTAgtcccccgtcctctcccccaaggccgggaagggagagagcgaggaaggggaaagaccGCCAGCAATGCAGcgtggctctccccccccccccccagtatgcagccagaagCAACgaggaagggagcagcttatattcgggtattttttctttttccctcctccctccaattttaaatgtgcagcttatatttgggccaatacggtactttTCTGGGACCCTTTAATGTCCTTCCCCTGCAGTTTTATAAATGTTCTATGGCAAACAGCCTTGGTGTCAGAGGTTTTCCCATGAACTTAGAACTAATATCAAGTGCCAGGTAAACTGTATCCAAACCACATATTATTTTGCAAGTGTACTCCAGGCACAGTTCCAAGGGTAATAAGCTCCACAGAGAGGGGGACAGCCTGTCCTCTTGAAGTGTAAATGTCTGAAAGTTGTACTGATAGCATGTGACAAAGTTGTACTGATAGCATGTGTGACAAAGTTgactttgcattttgttttcatcTCCTTTAGCTCCAGAAGTACTAGGCCCAGAGAAATATGATAAGTCCTGCGATATGTGGTCCCTTGGTGTCATCATGTATATTTTGTAAGTCTATTCTTCTGCACTGTACTGCACGGCACAGTTAGTTGCTTTGTATATTCTCCTCTGTGTGTTCTTCCTCCTGGCAGGATTCCATAAAGTTCCAGAGTTAGGGATGTTCTTGAGCCAATTAACTGGGAAGGGCTGTGCTTCCGGCATGTTCTGTTTATTGAGTCATTGAGGAAGATCCTTTGTTGATATCGAGGAAAAAAGCACAGATTCAACACACCTTAGGAACAAGCCCTGGGCGGTAGAAATAAAATTGGGTGCATTGATTGTGGGGAAGATGAAATCGGGAATGTTTTCCAAGGCCGCTGCCAGAGGAAGAAGACTGCAAGTCGAGTGGCAAAGCggtggaggcagaggaagaagaaatcCAGTTCTCATGCCTgcagaaaggaggagagaggcaggcagaagcTGCAGTTCCATTCCAGCCATTTTCTTCtgtctgcatctctctctctctctctgcctccctcctcccttctgcCTTAGTCTTTCCTGCAACTGTGCTAGGAAGGCTGTTGCTGCTGGAGCCAAGCTTTTGCAACTGAATTCGTGCAAGAAACATGCACATGTGATATGATTACGCTGTACTTGGAGCACTGCTTGTTTTATATGCTGAGTCATTGCTAAAATGTTTGTCCCAGTTGATGAGCTACTAATGCACTGAGACAATGGCTCATAGGATTTAGGCCAGGCAtatccaaagtccgtttcgggggcctaatctggcctgtcggtcgatttaatctggcccctgtgtgCCAGCATATGTCCTAGAGTAAAAATCCTAATAAAGCTCagcaatccttaaaaaaaaagctcaataactttggtcggccctcacacatgttcacgtcatcaaatctggccttctttgaaaaacgtttgggcacccctgatttAGGCAGGTGGTTTGCAGCATGCcacacctcaaagtggttttaaCATTTAAAGTACCTTGGAACCTGTTTTTCCTAATGTCCTTTTAGTTAATTTGCTGCTTGGAGTGCATTTGTGCTGAAGAGAAGGGCAGGAAACATGCTAAACAAATGTGTACAAGACAACATGTTTCCTTATCCCATTGCTAGGGCAGTGCCCTAGTATTGACACAATAGTGACCACTGATGCTGGTGCTTTCTTGCTGCTCCCTGTATAGCACAGCTGTGCCCTTAACCTGTCTCCCCAGGGCCCTTCATCATCCAGGTTCACAAAAGTTCACAATTCAGCTTTCCATGTTTGCCATGGGGAGTGCTCCATTGCTTTCTGTCAAGTGTAACAAGAGGGACCTCAGCCTTTCTCTCCAATATGAGCTGGTCAGGGCTGGTTTCCCAATGTTGCACTGTGCCTGGAAGTACAGTGGAACTACAGAGATGATTCCCCAGGTCCAATAAGCATAAAGATCAGAGATAAGTCTCTGTTTGCTCTTTGATAGTAAACAGCAGGAGCAGGGTGTTCTCTCTGACGTTAGGACTGTGGTCTCACAGCACTAAGGTGGAAGATCAGGAAAATGCTGCCAGCCCTTTGACAACTTCCTGTTCAGAGAGTGAGCACAGAGCTATCTCTCATCTTAGCACTGTATTGTTTAGATTGGAGATAACAGTGACTGACAGATAGGCGTGGTTTGCCAAAAATGGCCTCACAGGCCTAAGGCGGAGAGAGGCCTAGCAAACCTAACTTAGAGCCTTAGGctagaggttccccactgctgtagTGGACTCTCTTACCTGACAGCCTTTTATagtacaaacaataaaaatgataccctttttggggggaagcaCATTAGATCAGTTTGGCATTCAAAATGGACTTCTCTTCTACATGTCATTTCTCTATTTTTCTCTTTTGCCCAGGTTGTGCGGGTACCCCCCTTTCTATTCCAACCATGGTCTGGCCATTTCTCCGGGCATGAAGAAACGGATCCGGATGGGTCAGTACGAATTTCCCAACCCAGAGTGGTCAGAAGTATCTGAGGAAGGTAAATGTTTGTGAACAGAAGCTGCTATTCTCCTCTGAAAGGGAAAATGGGATTTCAAAACCTGAAAAAATGTGATTCTCTGGGCTAGggttggctaacctgtggccttccagatgttgttggaatacaaacCCCAATATTACCCACCCCTGCACTAACCTTATTCATTCCTTGGCTCTCTTGCCTTTCATGAGTGGCCTTTTTACTCATGACTAAGCTATGGCTCAAGAGGAGGCCTTGCTCTGGTTCAGAGAAATTGTTCTGGGCCACCATAGCTGGAGTGTTTTGCTGCCAGGGAAGAAAAAGTGCATGCTGCCCCCATAGCATggcttctgttaagttgtgggtgaacatatcagacaacacagcgattcttcaaacagctcttgtttattcaaaggccagaacagaactgaactgaagggttcagtcagcctgcttatatagagctccagtacaacgtaactgtaacaattttctaaaactatccaatcactgaacgtcactttcgatcccttatttgcatatgtggacctgaactatctacagtatctccctgctggcccagggtgagaacttcagcacataacagcttttccttttcctttgccctgcctttctcttcttccttttccttccttcccatacGGGATTCTGCTCCTGTGTTTGGAGGCTTTGGCAAGGTGAGGGTTCCCCCTGGACCTCCACACCCTAACCAGATTGACTCTCTCTACCCCCTTTGTTATCTTGTGCATGCATGATATAAAAAGGTTGCAACATGGAGAgtgggaaaatgaataaaaataaacactgcaccccccccaaaaaggccAGGCCCCACAATGTCACACATGACAATTCTTTCAAGTACATTACTCATCATATGTACTAAAATTAATTAGTATTAAGAGTCCTCAGAGTACTTTTCATGTGTTATCTCCACAAGCAACGTATTTGCTCAGGAGAAGTCCCTTCAGGTTTTTATATGAgtcaaagcatgttctccttaaAATAGACCCATCCCTTTGTGCACATTGTCTCTCCTTTTGCTGTGCAAGCTTCAGGATTTCTGCAACATCTGAAGAGAGCTTTGGAATGAGGTGGCGAGACACAGTGTGTGTTGTTGTTAATGCTGTTGCCTTTCCTCCACCTTCAGTTAAGCAGCTGATCCGGAATTTGCTGAAGACGGATCCAACCCAGCGAATGACTATAATGGAGTTCATGAATCACCCTTGGATCATGGTAAGAATCCACCTGTCATTTCTCAGGAAGAAAAACTGGTGCAGAAGCCTAGGCTGAGAAACATGAGTGCAGGGAGTCTGAGATAGCTTTGTAGATAGAGGGGAAACATTTTTCAGCTCAATTCCAATTCCATTGTGAGAAAACTCCTGCAGCTGCATGGCAGtaagggggcaggggagagagaagagaggcaaaagtggatgggaccagaggggaaagtgggcagagcaCTGGGTGTAGGTTGtattccagccatgcagaagTCAGAGGCTTCTACAGTACACACACCACTACATCCGATCAGGCAAGGGGCATGATCACCACCCAGCcagtcaaagaaggacagaagaaGTCTTGGCAAGTCCCAAGGACTGGAAAGAGAGTTTCCCAGGCCGGAGGCTTCCCAACCCCTAGACTAAAGCTCCATTTGTCTTCCCTCTGCAGCAATCAATGCAAGTGCCACAAACCCCGCTGCACACTAGCAGAGTTTTGAAAGAAGAGAAAGATCTTTGGGAGGACGTTAAGGTAAGTTGTCTGCAAGTTTCATCTCACACACTGCTAAGCAGCATGGATGAAGGTTACGCAACTCCAGGTGTAAGTGATTGTGAGCCTGTCCATCAGTGCTGCAAGCCACTCCTagcctgtacagtggaacctcggttttcgagcatctcagaagccaaacgGTTCAgaacccaaatgccaaaaacccggaagttgaacggcttccgctgcgtgttttccttttttccccaatggattttgccaaccGCCCATtgttccttggttttcaaacatttcggaagttgaacggtcttccgcaatggattacatttgaaaacaaaggttccactgtagtaggTAATGCCAGATATGCAGGCTTAAAGGCCCTCCTCACTCTACCACAGTCTGAACTTGGAAGCTGGCTTTTGTGCCCATTGTTAAGTTACAAATAGGATCTTTCCTCTGGATGACAGTAATGCCTGAAGCTAGAATAATTTGGCTAGCCAGATGTTAATTTGTTTCCTCTACCTCAAATTTGTAGGAGGAGATGACAAGTGCCTTGGCCACCATGAGAGTGGATTATGAACAAATCAAGATTAAGAAAATTGAAGACTCATCCAACCCGTTGCTTATGAAGAGGCGGAAGAAAGCAAACCCCGCTGAACCTACAGCACTCCCCCACTGAGGATTCAGTAGAGCCAAACCTGGTGGTTGTGAAAGCAAtaactatatctatatatttttaaaaacaaattggaGATAAAGACTGTCATATCAAACACATGGAATTCAGATCTTTATACCAgactagttttgtttttttagctgcCTCTCATGGTTCTGACCTTTCTGAGGTCCAGCAGGAGACAGCTGCTCTGTGTACAAAACATACTTTTATGTTATttcccagcccctggtcctgtagGGAAATATTTCTGGTAatcagattttgtttgtttgtttagtaacACCCCCCCCTTGGTTTTTTTCTCCTTCAGAGACACTGAAATTCCTGTGATCACCATTTAAAggttaataatataaataaaatatatataatctatATTTTTAAAACTACTGTAGAGCTGAAATCAAGATAGGAGTCCTGTGCTGAGTACAGCGGTTGTTGTTTTAGAGTTAAAGGCTTTCAGTTTGTgtcgacaacaacaacaaaaggccagGGCTGTTGAAGAATTCCACCTGAAAACAAAGGCACTGACGATACTGTGGTCTTCATTTAACATCAAGAACTGTTCTTGGCTGATggaccttaaattcagtttgggAAGTTATTGTCCCAAGTACAATAGGGCTCCTTAAACTGAAAGCCTTCTGCCTCTAACTGTGCAATCACAGGATTGACTTCCTCTCACTTGTGCGTTTGTGGATTGTATGTAATAATGCGATAGGATGGATATTGTAAGTATTGGCAGGAAGGCCCACCCCCTTCTGTATTCTACTTTGAATTTTTGAGGGGTAGTGTGTGGGGAGGGTCCATGAAGCACCCAGAATTCAGTTATGATCTCAGGgttatttgggtgggtgggagggatggaAAGTAGGTGTTTGTTGAGTGGAGACGTTCATGATTGATCTGTTTCAATAACTGATGCAGCCTTCCTGGAGCACTACATCAGAATATGTCCTGTTGCCCAGTTTCCACCACCATCTTGTGCAGTGTTAAAACTTAAGACCTTGATGCAGTTCTAAAGATCTCATGCTGCAAGGTTGCAGGCTCATATCCTCCACCC
It encodes the following:
- the MAPKAPK2 gene encoding MAP kinase-activated protein kinase 2 — translated: MLSNTQNQNPQILFPNPPPPPPPPMQPPQQQQQQQQLAQQQQFPQFHIKSVLPIKKNAITDDYKVTTQVLGLGINGKVLEIFNKKTGDKFALKMLQDCPKARREVELHWRASQCSHIVKIIDVYENLYQGRKCLLIVMECLDGGELFSRIQDRGDQAFTEREASEIMKSIGEAIQYLHSINIAHRDVKPENLLYTSKRPNAVLKLTDFGFAKETTTHNSLATPCYTPYYVAPEVLGPEKYDKSCDMWSLGVIMYILLCGYPPFYSNHGLAISPGMKKRIRMGQYEFPNPEWSEVSEEVKQLIRNLLKTDPTQRMTIMEFMNHPWIMQSMQVPQTPLHTSRVLKEEKDLWEDVKEEMTSALATMRVDYEQIKIKKIEDSSNPLLMKRRKKANPAEPTALPH